A genomic region of uncultured Roseibium sp. contains the following coding sequences:
- a CDS encoding cytochrome b, whose translation MLRNTSTGYGRISIAFHWTMAVLIAGMLAFGLYMTSLPPADPETFQLYQLHKSVGFVVLALAVLRLAWRLVNPTPKLPAGMHPLEKTAAHLGHIGLYALIFAMPITGWFMVSASPWGIPTVLFNVQPVPHLPVPEGLGTKEQAEGFFKFLHEYGAYLLIALIVVHVAAALKHHFIARDDTLKRMVSTGPAKAKS comes from the coding sequence ATGCTGCGCAACACTTCGACCGGCTACGGACGCATTTCAATCGCCTTTCACTGGACGATGGCCGTGCTGATTGCCGGAATGCTTGCTTTCGGGCTCTACATGACGTCGCTGCCGCCAGCAGACCCGGAAACATTTCAGCTCTATCAGCTGCACAAGTCGGTCGGTTTCGTTGTCCTGGCGCTTGCCGTCCTCAGGTTGGCCTGGCGGCTGGTGAACCCCACCCCGAAACTGCCCGCCGGCATGCATCCGCTTGAGAAAACCGCCGCGCATCTCGGACATATCGGTCTCTACGCCCTCATCTTCGCGATGCCGATCACGGGCTGGTTCATGGTTTCGGCGTCGCCCTGGGGCATTCCGACGGTGCTCTTCAACGTCCAGCCCGTGCCGCATCTTCCGGTTCCCGAAGGGCTCGGCACCAAGGAGCAGGCGGAGGGCTTCTTCAAGTTCCTGCACGAATACGGGGCATATCTTCTCATCGCACTGATCGTCGTTCATGTCGCCGCCGCTCTCAAACACCACTTCATCGCCCGGGACGACACCCTGAAACGCATGGTGTCGACCGGACCGGCCAAGGCCAAATCTTAA
- a CDS encoding FecR family protein, producing MGNNLKISGRAKHSKYKSLSSKASAVLFAALLLIPLFLAGTVNGAAASEWVVKRVSGIVYFVAPGVEAFRVKRGMAFEKGYTMGTRAGGRALIARGEETISVGPNTTFALSKYLSNGSKTTLLQRKGRVTVDVAKRSRPHFFVETPFLAAVVKGTRFDVSVDETRTRVSVDRGVVGVEDFSSGDRADLTAGQKASSANGNNGGLSVGGRTKPDVRKGPKRSPKVAALGRPAPVEIQKEKPQKAKGLFGGLFGSNESSNGNGNSNGNGNSNGNSNGNSNGNSNGNSNGNSNGNSNGNSNGNSNGNSNGNSNGNSNGNSNGNSNGNSNGNGNGNSNGNSGK from the coding sequence TTGGGAAACAACTTAAAGATATCAGGCCGGGCAAAGCATTCCAAATATAAAAGTCTGTCGAGTAAAGCCTCGGCCGTGCTTTTTGCTGCCTTGTTGTTAATACCGCTTTTCCTCGCAGGGACGGTGAACGGCGCGGCAGCGTCTGAATGGGTGGTCAAGCGCGTATCCGGCATCGTCTATTTTGTTGCCCCTGGTGTCGAGGCGTTCCGCGTTAAGCGCGGCATGGCTTTTGAAAAAGGTTACACCATGGGCACCAGGGCGGGTGGCCGGGCATTGATCGCGCGTGGTGAGGAAACCATCAGTGTGGGCCCGAACACAACCTTCGCCCTGTCCAAATACCTCAGCAACGGTTCCAAGACGACGTTGTTGCAGCGCAAGGGAAGGGTCACGGTCGATGTCGCGAAGCGCTCGCGGCCGCATTTCTTCGTCGAAACGCCATTTCTGGCCGCCGTCGTCAAGGGCACCCGGTTCGACGTTTCTGTTGATGAAACGCGCACGCGCGTTTCCGTCGATAGGGGCGTTGTCGGGGTTGAAGACTTCTCTTCCGGAGATCGCGCCGATCTGACAGCCGGGCAGAAAGCCTCGAGCGCGAATGGAAACAATGGCGGCCTGAGTGTTGGCGGGCGCACCAAACCGGACGTGCGCAAGGGGCCGAAACGGAGCCCGAAAGTGGCAGCGCTCGGACGTCCGGCACCGGTCGAGATTCAGAAAGAGAAGCCTCAGAAGGCAAAGGGATTGTTCGGCGGTCTGTTCGGCTCGAACGAGAGCTCGAACGGTAACGGCAATTCGAATGGCAACGGCAATTCGAACGGCAACAGCAACGGCAATTCGAATGGCAATTCGAATGGCAATAGCAACGGCAATTCGAACGGTAACTCGAACGGCAATAGCAACGGCAATTCGAACGGCAATTCGAATGGCAACAGCAACGGCAATTCGAACGGTAACTCGAATGGCAACAGCAACGGCAATTCGAACGGCAACGGCAACGGCAATTCGAATGGCAACAGCGGCAAGTAA
- a CDS encoding YceI family protein, with protein MIRFAASALALSLLAAPAIAEPVAYDFDKSHANLSFTYNHLGYSTTDGRFGDWDGTLLIDKATPANSSIEFTINIDSLDTFWADRDTHLKSPDFFDAAKFPQATFKSTKVEQTGENQLDVTGDLTLRGITKPVTLTVDVLAMGDHPMAKKPAAGFAVTTVIKRSDFGMDMFVPYVGDEVTVTFHAETLISQATN; from the coding sequence ATGATCCGTTTTGCAGCTTCCGCACTTGCTCTTTCCCTGCTCGCGGCCCCGGCGATCGCCGAGCCGGTCGCTTATGACTTCGACAAGTCCCACGCCAACCTCTCCTTCACCTACAACCACCTCGGCTATTCGACGACCGACGGACGCTTCGGCGACTGGGACGGTACATTGCTGATCGACAAGGCGACGCCGGCGAACTCCTCCATCGAGTTCACGATCAACATCGACAGTCTCGACACGTTCTGGGCGGATCGCGACACGCATCTGAAGAGCCCGGATTTCTTTGACGCGGCCAAGTTCCCGCAGGCAACGTTCAAAAGCACAAAGGTCGAGCAGACCGGCGAGAACCAGTTGGACGTCACCGGCGATCTGACACTGCGCGGCATCACCAAACCGGTCACGCTGACGGTCGACGTTCTTGCAATGGGCGACCATCCGATGGCAAAGAAACCGGCTGCCGGGTTCGCGGTTACCACCGTGATCAAGCGTTCCGACTTCGGCATGGACATGTTCGTGCCCTATGTAGGTGACGAGGTCACCGTGACGTTCCATGCCGAAACACTGATTTCGCAGGCAACGAACTGA
- a CDS encoding glycerophosphodiester phosphodiesterase family protein, protein MKQAVIVCHRGACRHAPENTFASLEKAIELGAEVVEFDVRPSKDGVLYVLHDETLERTTNGSGRLSEFSAAELDRLDAGTWFSPEFAGERIPRLDAFLDACRGRIGTYVEIKEGDPGEVRDMLAARGMLNDAWTFSFDQSIRALARAKVPDLKRMLLFAHVGSVERAVAQDAHILEFDKDTLREDLVKEARDANLITQMFYDGDDRDMFEKAVRYGIEQMNIDHVEVFREVESALLTPAE, encoded by the coding sequence GTGAAACAGGCAGTCATCGTGTGCCATCGGGGTGCATGCAGACACGCTCCCGAAAATACATTTGCCTCGCTCGAAAAGGCCATCGAACTCGGCGCGGAGGTCGTCGAATTCGACGTCAGGCCGTCGAAGGACGGTGTTCTTTACGTTCTGCACGACGAGACGCTCGAGCGGACGACCAACGGGTCGGGCCGGCTTTCGGAGTTCTCCGCCGCCGAGCTTGACCGCCTCGATGCGGGCACCTGGTTCTCGCCCGAGTTCGCCGGTGAGCGCATCCCGCGTCTGGATGCATTCCTGGATGCCTGCCGCGGCCGGATCGGAACCTACGTGGAGATCAAGGAAGGCGATCCCGGCGAAGTCCGGGACATGCTTGCGGCACGCGGCATGCTCAATGACGCCTGGACGTTTTCCTTCGATCAGTCGATCCGTGCGCTGGCACGGGCCAAGGTCCCGGATCTGAAGCGCATGCTTTTGTTCGCGCATGTCGGCTCCGTGGAGCGCGCCGTGGCCCAGGACGCCCATATCCTTGAATTCGACAAGGACACCCTGCGCGAAGATCTCGTTAAGGAAGCCCGGGACGCAAACCTCATCACGCAGATGTTCTACGACGGCGACGATAGGGATATGTTCGAGAAGGCGGTTCGCTACGGTATCGAACAGATGAACATCGATCATGTCGAGGTGTTCCGGGAAGTCGAAAGCGCGTTGCTGACACCTGCTGAATGA